DNA from Dama dama isolate Ldn47 chromosome 5, ASM3311817v1, whole genome shotgun sequence:
TCCTGTCCAAATAGAGGTAAATGCAAAACCTGGCAACTAAGTTCAAAAAATCAATTGCATGACAGCAGGACAGGTGTCCTCCATAAACAACGGAGCGGCTTGGCTGCCACAATAACACATACGACTTTAAATTAATAGAAGCACAATTTCTAATGACAAGAGGGGTGAATCTATTTGTGGTCCGTATTAGTCAAACCATATTTGGAGTCCTGGAAATCATTCTGGGAGTGCTAAGTTGAGAGAAATGTTAGTAAGTGAAGTACATTCAAAGAAAAATGGCATGATATGAAAAGGCTTGGGAACCACATTGCATATAAAAGTTTTGGAAAATTtaacatggttaaaaaaaaatgaaaagaaagcttgAAAGCTGTACAAATAGTTAAAGGTCTGTCATTTGGAAGAAAGACAAGATTTGCATCACGTTGGTGTAGAGGTGGGTCACCCTGGACCACTGAATGGAAAGTGAAGAGATAAGATTTTCCAGCTTGAAAGAGCTCCCTGATAGGAGAAATGAGCTGTCAATCAATGCAAGCcttctgggaaagatggaggagtCAGTTCCTTGGCTGAGATGCTGATAAAGGACTTTGCAATCAGAGTCCAGCCAAACCAAGAAGCTTCTTATCATGCTTTCCAAATTTCCAATTCCATAAACCTGAGGGGTGCAGTAACCGTTTCTGGAGGGCAATAGACCCTCTTGGATTCCAGACACCATATTCTTCTCTTGACGTTTCTGGTGAAAAAGAGGATTGTGAGATACATGAATCTGTGTTTCATCCAGTAGAGAGATGAATACAGGGTTATTCTTGTTGGGCAGGAGGGGGTGGCTAAGATAGAGTGGGTCACCTCTATGCAAACTGTGTCAGAGTAAATTTCACACCACTGAAAAGTGGATGGAGATCAAGGGGCGGGGGGGAAGAGTTCAGGAAGTTCTCACCAAAATCCTTCCCAAATCTATCACCTATCTATACCTTGACCTTCTGCCATCCTAGACTAGGCGTCCTTCATCTCTCCCCCAACGGCTACAGTCACCTCCCAACTGGCCTAGTcagttgcattttttaaaatcatagccCTCCAGGAGATGCTCCAAAAATGTTTATGGGAAGAATGATGAGTATAAATCTCCCTAAAGTAGAATACGGCAGCATGAAATTACGGTAACTGGATTACGTTCGGTATgtacgctcagtcgtgtctgactcttgacaaCCCCATagtctgcagccctccaggctcctctgtccatgggatactccaggcaagaatactggagtgcgttgccatgcccttcttcagcagatcttcccgacccagggattgaacctatgtctcctgcattgcaggcagattctttaccactgagccaccagggaagccccaggatgtTAGGGTAGAGATTCCCAATAACAAGTTCTGTGATATTGCCATCAGTTTATGGATAGGATTAAAGGCTGGtattttattaagcacctactgtgtatcaGGCGCTgccaagaacagaaagaaaagcctCTTGTTTGTAGCCTTCAATGTCATGGTTTATTGTCAACAGCTTTAGTCACAGGAAGACCTAGTTTTTATAAGGCCTTAagcttttacagtttttttttttttttttttttgaggggagagCTCTTTAAGAAAAgactatagggacttccctggtggttcagtggttaaaactctgtgcttccgcTGTAGGGGCaaagagttcaatccctagtctagGAACAAGGATCCCAATATGCCAAGGAGtgagaccagaaaaaaaaaaaaagaatataaactttaaaaatacaagtttAAGTATAGGGCCTTCAAAGGAGCCTGTGCAAGTGATGAGCCCTGAGGTTTAAGTTTCTTTAGTATAGTAGGAAGCCTGCCTCTGGTTACAGCAATTGTTCATcagttaatttaatttaaaaagtgccACTGGGGTGCCTCAAAAATGTTCACTTTGGAAATCAAGGGAAGAGGGGGATGGGATGGCAGTGAGGTGAGAAAGTAAACACACAGCTGAAACTAACCCGTAAGTTCCACTTTAGTAACAGTGCAAAAGAATGATTCAAAATGAGTTTTTTCAAAATCTCTTGTTTATCCCATTTTgctaaaaaaaatctctttttgttAAAAGAGTTGAGAGAGATTTTGagtacaaataaacaaataactctGGGTCTACACAGGAGCCTTTTTTCTGATCTGGAGGACTCTGTTACTTTCCAATCAAGTTCTTGTTGTCAAGGTGATAAGCTCTGCATTTCTGGCTTTAGAATAAAAATTCCTTTAACCTATTCTGTGATCTGGTGATCTGGGGTTCTGACTCTGTCTGGAGGATGGAGGTGAGGCAATTTAGAAGAATTCTCTGCAGGCCAGCATCTGCTGTATTTGCTGGGTATCAGACCTGCTTGGGGATTTCTGAAAACCCTTCTGCCCTTCCCCTCTTCTAAGGCAGTAGGAATCCTGTACAGACTGGTTCATTCTGAGACACTCAAGTCTCAGGAGGCTCCCAGGCTAACAACCGCTCTAAAAACAGCCCCGATTCACAAGGGAGGGATTAGAAACATTCTTAACaaaaagggaaactgaggcacgaggCAGTAAGCCACCTGCGCTTGGTCCACCTGGGGTATCGATGTCCCAACAGAATATCTGGCTCTGAGGAGGTCTGCTGAAGGTCACATACAGATGAGCACATTTCTAGGAGGGAGAAAGTATGAAGGCGttagtcactcagcagtgtctgcctctttgcggccccaccagcctcctctgtccatgggattctccaggcaagaatactggagtgggttgccgtgccttcctccaggggatcttcccaacccagggactgaacccgagtctcctgccttacaggcagattcttttaccatcttagccattaGAGAAGCCCCAATCTGACAAATAAGGGAAGTTTGGGGAAAAGAGGTGGTCGAGATGGGGTGGAAGGTGTTGATTTTAATTGACAACAGGATTAGGGCACTTCCGGGTGCACGGGAACTAATGAACACCACAGAGACTTTTGGAGAGATTCCGTGAGTGTTGGCAAGGGGAAAATAGAGATTTTTGTGCCCGCAGAGGAGAGAAGCTGGGCCCGAGCGAACGTGATGACGCTCTGGCACAAACAAGGATCAGTgtttgttgaaggtatttgcaacGGAGGAGAGTATAATGTTGCCTCGATTTGATAACTACCATTTTCCTGGTTGTCACGATCCTCGCTCAGTATGCAAGTCAGGACTCCAGTAAGCAAAAGCAGACAATGTGAGGTTATCCCCAATTCTGAACGCTGGTGAAGAGTGTCAAGAGATACCAGCCCAGAAGCAAACCCAGTTTGAGATGAGAAGGCAGACTTGCCTGCTCAGAGTCACTTCCCCAATCAGCTGGGCTGTGTgctggaggggggaggggggagggggtgggggagtgtctccgtgtgggggtgggagggaaggagtgATTTCATCTGTTTAATGAAAAATGACCTGAACGTTTCTCTGATCTTGGAAACTCCCATGTAACGGAGGCCAAGGAAAACAGGATTAGGTCTTATTACTTCTACGATGGCTTTGCGTCTTCTCAGAAGGAGTTAAACTGGAGGGAACAGAGAAAGAAGGGAATCTCATTTCGTTGTGCCAACAGATACAGCTGGAGACTGAAGGAGACAGTTTCCCCTGGTCTCCTTCGGACAGTTTTATCTTGgcttcctttgccttttgaaTGGACACCCTGTTTCTTCGCTGTGTTCATAATCACAGGGGGTTTGCACTATTGAATTCAGACAAGCAAGTCACCTCCTTTGGCATTGTTTTCTCACAAGCCACTGACTTCAGGGTTAATACCCCCCCTCTGACTTCTGCAAGGAAGAAGCATTTGCTCTGAAGCCATGAGGGTGTTAAAACCACAACCAACGTTTTGCCAGGAGGGCAAACGACTGATACGCGATTTTctatgcagcccactccagtactcttgcctggaaaatcccatggacggaggagcctggtagtctataatccatggggccgcaaagagtcggacacgactgagcgactcaactttTAAAACTTAAACTTATGTGACCTAAGGTGGTTGTTtattcgctaagtcgtgtctgactcttttgcaaccccatgggctatagcttgcctgtctcctctgcccatgggatttcccaggcaagagcactggggtgggttgtcattttccaagggatctttccaatccagggaacCCCATCTTTCCCATGTCTTCAGCCaatatgtctcctatattggaaggtggattctttttttttcggaaggtggattctttaccactgagccacctgggaagtcctaggtGACCTTGTAGGGTGACACTTTTCAAgatttttctgctttgatttttgGGGACACAGTCTTTAGCAGATTTTTAGGACTTCTAAAAGTATACATACCCCCCCAAACATTACAATGAACAGGATGCCACTATTTCTTTGGTGCCCCAATTCTTCAAATCATCCTTTTAACAGGACAACCAAATGACTAAGTCCATAggccattttctttttaatgcaatGTATATTTATTGTAAAcaataatatacaaaaaaaaaaaaaaaaaaggaaggaagagaaaaaggaaaggtaagtttcacagagaaaacaaaaggttTGGGTGGGGGGACAAGcggaacaaacaaaacacaaacacaaaccaAACCTTACCTAAAGACAAAATATGATTTAAATGCCAGGTTTCTTAagttacagaaatattttttttaaaaaaagatctgcTTTTatacagaaatggaaagatgCCATATTATAAGAGTGCTTTAAGATTTTATTCTACTGACTTCTAAAACTGttaatatatctttttttaaataaaaaaaaagtttgctgtcttttttaaaaagcaatcctCAAACTCTCCAGCCACAGAAGTAATTAGGAATTAAGATTTGTCAGTGGGCTGAGCCTCCTCCCCtggttcctctctctctccaagaGACATGCAGGGGACGCTGATGACACACGCTTTGTATTGTTGGtgtcagcacacacacagacacagtttAGACAGCCCCGAGATCTGTGGCAGAAAACACTGCGAATGACTCAGTGATACACTACATCTGCAAACTCTCATGTGTACAAAAAGAGAAACACGTTTCCAGTTTGTTttcaacaaaacaacaaagaggaaaggaaaaaaaaaaaaggacaaaaaaggcATTTATACAAATCTAGGACAAGGAATCCAAAgaaacttttaataaaaaaaaaagattaaagagataaataaaaaaaaaaaaactggttacaGTTAAGGACATAATTTAACAACAGATGACCATACCCTTTGAGGACGGCTGCAATAACCTATTTTAAAgaaggtaaatttaaaaaataaaaaaaaaaaagagggagattttttttgttgttgtttttcattaaaacctctccttacaaaataaataattttagcaCGTGGAATGTCTTGAAGGTTAACTGCTGGTGTTCAGAGAGGCACAGGTGATAGTGTTAGTGAGAGGATTCTAGCATCTGTATTCCACATGGGGCCGGGGCAGGCGACCTGGGGGCAGTGTGCTGGGGCACTTATTGGCTGCTGAAGCAGTCCCCAGACAGATTTCGTCTCCTTTGCTTGCCTTCTGCTGCTTAAGATTGTGGCGAACAAGCAAATACAGGAAGAAATGCACTCAAAGAGGGGGCAAGAATTTTCCAGCAGCATGGTTTTAAGGCTTtaaggtggctttttttttttcttgcttaaaaaacatatatatgataAAGCTTACCAGATGCTCACGCAATAGTCTCTAGACTATTGTTTACTTCTGTCTTTGCAAAATAAggccttgatttttctttctaaggCAACTTTTCCTTGAATTGGAAAGCCTGAGGAGTTAAGCAAAGCTCACCCTCCCCAAACTGCCCAGTAACACAAATCTGCGGCTTCTGCAGGTTAATATAAcacacatccttttttttttttcttctttttttttttttttgctgttttttcgttcctttgtttgtttgtaaGAGAAAGCAAATCTGTACAAAAATACTCTGGCTGCAAGAAAAGCTAGGGCACGCTGTTCAAACTAGTTTTAGCTGTTGGAAAAATAAgagcatttaattctttttatctaaaaatatgtataaatccCCTCAAAATGGTAATGAATCATACACAGTACatactaaaaaatatttaaaatagagaaTATTCCTCACAGaggactttctttttctttaattactgCTAAAAAATAATTACGAAGTCCAAACAGGCAGAGAGAACTGAGCAAAGTTGGTCACACGAGAGAATCTCCATCGTCCTCCACGCCCGCTTTGAAGGTTTCCAGTCCAGTTCCGGCGTCGGTTCCGCCGGTCCATTCTAGCCAAGAGTGAGCTGGCCACCGGTCTAACGACAAGGCGGTGATGCGTCTGGATAGCTCAACGTTTAGTGTCTTGGGATCTGCGTCCGAGTCGCCTTCAGCGTTAacgtgtctttaaaaaaaaaaacaaaaaaagagagagagagagagagagaagaaaaaaaaaaaaaaaatgtccaaagGGTCGCGCGTTTGTTTCTTCGGTTCTTTCTGCGATCATCACGGCCAGCCTCGCGGCCCCCGCCCCGGGCGAGCTCTTCTCAGGGTCTGGTGAGCTGTGTGTACACCGGCTGTTCCCAGTGCTGCGGGCTGTGGGTCTGGGGGATGGAGGGCACCCCCGAGGTGTCGGCGATGGGCGTGTACATGGGCCGCTGCGCCGGGCTCATGTAGCTGAAGGTGGAGTAGAGGCCGGAGCCCTGGCCCGCCGCGTGGCTGTAGTAGGCGCCCGAGCTCTGGGGGTCGCTGTAGTCGTACTGCGCGCGCGTGATGGGCGGGTAGGCGGGGCCGTAGTGCGGGAGGCTGAAGGGGCTGTAGGCGACCTGCTGCGGCGAGTGCTGCTGCGCCTCGCTGTAGTGGCTCGGGCTCAGCTGCTCCGTCTTGATGTGCGTTCGCTGCGCCGCGCCCGGCTCGCTGCCCAGCGCGCCCAGCGCGTgcgccggcggcggcggctgctgcgGGGGCGCCTGCGGCGGGGCGGGCTGCGGCGGGGCGGcttgcggcggcggcggcggcggctgcggggGCGCCTGCGGCGGGGCCGGctgcggcgggggcggcggcggctgctgcgggggcggcggcggcgcctgCTGCTTGGACATCCACACGTGGCCCGCGCCCGCCGGGCTGGCCGCCGTGCTGCTCACGCCGTAGCTGCCCGTGTAGGTGACCTGGCCGTGCGTGGCCGGCACCCCCGGGTGCCCGTTGGGCGGCAGGTACTGGTCGAACTCGTGGACGTCGAAGGTCTCCATGTTGGAGATGACGTCGCTGCTCAGCTCGCCGATGTCCACGTCGCGGAAGTCGATGGGGGGCTGCCGGCCCCCCTCTGGCAGGGGGCGCCCCTCCCGCTTCAGGTCGGCCTTGCCTGGCTGCACGTCAGTTTTGGGGGTAGTGGGGGGCGTCGGTGGACCCTGGGATTGCCCTGCGGGACGGAGAGAGAGGAAGCACAGGGCCATCAACCACGGCTGCGCGGAGGCTCTggtcccggggtgggggtggggggcgcacctacccaccctccctccccgcatCCGCGAGGTAGGCGCGCTGCGCCCGAGATAAGGCGCAGAATGATTAACCCGCCGGTACACACTCGGCAGCCCCCTTTTATCAGGGGAGGAGGGTCCAAGGCCCCGGAGGGTCCGGAAGACCACATTGCTACTTGTAGAAAAGCCCTGTGTGTGCTTTTGGGGCGGGGGAGCAAAGAGAAAAAGGGGAGAAGGCCGGTAAAGCTGTAAAGGCATTTTGCcttgcaataaaaattaatctgTTAGGATGCAAGGATTAGggggtgtgttgtgtgtgtccAGGGACTTCGTGGGGCCCTGGGGTCCTgcgcagggaggggaggagaactgGGCGAATGGGCGCAGGGCTTAGTTTGTCTCCCTCCTCGGGGAGCGCCTGGTCCCTAAGCAGAACCTCCCGGGtgtctggggggcggggggcgggctgCCCGGGGGGGGGGTCTGGCGGCTCggcccgggggcggggggaggctcaCCCGAGTGCTCGCCGGGGGAGTGCACCTCACTCATGCCAGAGGAGGAGTGCGGCGAGTCGGCCTGCAGCGCCTTGAAGATGGCGTTGGGCGAGATGTGCGTCTGCTCCGGGGCCTCCTCGGCCTCCGCCTGGCCGTTCTTCACCGACTTCCTCCGGCGCGGCTGGTACTTGTAGTCCGGGTGATCCTTCTTGTGCTGCACGCGTAGCCGCTCCGCCTCCTCCACGAACGGCCGCTTCTCGCTCTCGTTCAGCAGTCTGGGGGCGGCgcggggagaaagagagaggggctTGAGCTAGCAGGTCGGCGAGACCCGGAGGCGACCCCCACCCCGCGGCATCCTAACAGTGACCCCCGCCTCCCTGCCTGCCAGCCGAGACTGCAGCTCACCgcttttctttgaaaaaacaaaaaccgcAAAACTTCGTCCTCTTGGTGCGACCTGAGCggtccctccccgccccgccccgccctctccccttctcttctaTTTTGGAAACCCTGCGGATGAAAATAGCTCCCGCTCTCCGGGCCTTTGCTACTGGATATTTACCCGCCCCGCTTCCGTCCGCAACACCCTCTGAACATTTTCTAAAAAACCACTTAATCTGCAAGAAGCTGCTCCtggaaccccaccccacccccgcccgctAACACACACAGGGCACCCACCTATTTCCAGCAGCTTCcaaccccatcccccaccccgtaCGCTTCCTGCCAGGGGACCCTCAGGCCTTGGTTTGCCACCCCCCGTCCCCCCGCATACCATCCCGGTGGGCGAAGGGCGAGCGCAGGTCGAGGGAGGGGGCGGCACACTTCTATTGCCACCGCAGCCCCCACTTGGGATTGGCCTTCACAGTGGGCGGCAGGAGATGAGGCTGGCAGCCGGTCCCACCGCGTCCCCTGCGAGTGTCCTCCCCTCCTCTGCgacctgcccccccccccgccccacctacCCCTCCCCCATTTCCCCAAGAGCAATCCAAGAACTCGGTCAAACTCTCAGCCAAGTGACACCTCGTCCCCGCACCCCACTCCGCCAACCCTCCCCGCCTctcgcccccccgcccccgccccaagcCTGCGGAGGGACCGGCGACCCCCTCCCGCGGGGAGGCGGGGCGCGGAGAGACCGTCCGGGCCAGCGCCCCCCGCCGCCGCGGAGCCCACCCCGCCGCGCCCGCCCGCACTACCTCCAGAGCTTGCCCAGCGTCTTGCTGAGCTCGGCGTTGTGCAGGTGCGGGTACTGGTCGGCCAGCTTCCTGCGCGCCGCCTGCGCCCACACCATGAAGGCGTTCATGGGCCGCTTGACGTGCGGCTTGTTCTTGCTCGAGCCGTTGACGCGCACCGGCATGGGCACCAGCGTCCAGTCGTAGCCCTTCAGCACCTGGCTGACGGCCTCGCGGATGCACACGGGGAACTTGTCCTCCTCGCTCTCCTTCTTCAGGTCCGGCTCGCCCTTGGGGAACGTGTTCTCCTGGGGCCGCGTGTTCTCGGTGTCGGAGCCGGAGCCCGAAGGGCAGGGCGAGCCCGCCGAGTCCTCGGACATGGTGGGGCTAGGGGCGGCGGACAGGCCCTTCTCCTGCTCGTCGGTCATCTTCATGAAGGGGTCCAGGAGATTCATACGCAGGCCCGGGGCAGGGGGCGGGTGGCCGGGAAAGGCGAGAAGCCGCGGCGGCTCGGGCACTCGAGGCGCGGGCTCCTCTCCCCTCGGCGGCCCGGGCGCGGGGCGAGCAGCTCCCGGGGAGCCTGGCGCGTCACTCGGCCGCAGGGACGAGCGTTTAGGAAGGCGCGCGGGGGCCAGCCCGCAGCTGCCCGCTCCAAGTGGGGGAAGGCGaactggagaggaggaggggaagagagagcagAAAGCGGGGGCGATTGcaccccttctctcctccctcctgcaAAGAAAAGTTCCTGGAGTGAAACTGGCAAGTCTCGGCGCCACTGAAGTTCCAGGTCAGTTTCAATCTCCGCTCTGCGCTCTCCAACTCCCAGTCCAGCGGCTCTTTAATAAATACAAGGGCCAATCACAGCGCGGCATTTGAGGGGTTGGCAGGCAGCTGATTGGGCccgatttgggggggggggggaggactGTGGCGCTGGGCAGGGTGacgagaggagaggggaggagcggGGAGGCGATGCAGCCTCTGGTCCCGCGGgggtttggggggggggtgcaCCGGGGAAGGCGGGGGACCCGGGACTTCCAAGTGTGTAAGTTTGCCGTCCTCTCTTAATATCAGAATTCGGTGCCGTCTCTGCGcgaatctttgtgtgtgtgtgtgtgtgtgtgtgtgtactaggaTTTGTCCCCACCCACAAGCATTTCTGTTCAGTTTTCTCCGCGGTCCCGGGGACTTAACTGGGTTTGCAGTATTCGAAAAGCTATCGTTCCTGCTCCTTCCTTAACTCCTAGCCCAGTTTCCGCGCCTGGAGCCTGCCTCCTCCGAAAGTGCTTAGAAATTGTCTTTTGAAGCAAATGTTTTGGTGACTCAACGTCCGCCGTTCCTCTGTAATAATTCGTATAAATAGACGAACATGCTCTGGTTCGCCGGGGCCCGTGCGGCTGGTCGGGACTCGGCTGCGCTCGGTGCAAAGAGAATCAATGAAAACCACAGCGAAGTGCCCCGCGCGCGCCGGCGGCCGCGGCGACGCCGGAGCCCCGCGCAGTCGCGGGAGCCGGCCCGCGCCTCTTAGACCTTGAACTCTGACTTAGTTCTTCTCCAGCCCCCCTGTCCCCCCAGCCCGCACCCCGCCGCGCGGCTCAGTGACAGGGCGACCGTCCCGAGGTTCTGCCTTTCACCTCTGGCCGAATCAGAACTTGAGCAGAGTTACCCGTGGAGAGAGTTCGCTTACTGCTCTGGCTTTCAGAAACCGAACTTGGCGAACGTGGTTGTGCTGGGCCTGGAGGCCGAGGCCCGTCACTGGGTTTGAAAAAGCCAAAACAAATGGGTTCCACCGCAGACAAAACACTCCATTTTGGTGGAGTCCTGCTTCTTGCCTGCtttcacctcccccccccccccccccctacaAAAACACCTGGAGCGGCGAAGCGCCTGTGGTCCTGACTTTAGTCGGATCCTCTGACTTGCAGACATTCGGAAGTCCTGGTCAGGGCTGTGGGGGTGTCGCTGATGTGTTTCAAGTGTGATTTGAGCACAACTTTTGTGTTTACACGAACTGCTTAGCTGGCTCTGTGTTTTGAGAGGGAAGAAAAATCTTAGTCGCCTGCAGGTTCCGTGTGTTGAGAATCACAAACGCACAACAGAACGGCGGAAAACTCACTTCTAAAtacctgcccccttctccttctggctCTCGCCAGTGTTCGCCTCCGAATTAAATTATTGTTACGGTGAATCATCCCTCTTCATAGCAAAGACTTCTTATTTCTAATTTGCAAACTGTGGACACTAGTACAAGATTTCAAAGAATGTTTtccttggagaattttttttttccctgacatttccatttcttctgaagAACTGGACATTTGTTACAGGAAATGGAACTCTTCAGAAGGTAGCCAGTTACAAAACTGTGAAAcagtatttactttttaaacGATTGTAACTTACAAGTGGACATGTCTGGTACTCTATAGCTTGTTTACCCCTTTAAGAGACAAGGTACAACAGCCTTGTATTCCTGGCCGCGTGAATACGCTGGGAAAGCATAAGAACAACTCCGTCCTTTCTTAGGAGAAAAAGTCCCGCTTAGTCGGGACTGATATCTGGGTCCTAGGGAGGGGGGAGTTGTTAGTACAATCTCAAGACACCTGACCCAAGAGGGGACTCAGAGACCAGAACTTCGGGTAGAAGCTTTAGCCGGGCCGTCTGTATTTAATTGCATTGTATTGTAATTCCCATGTTTACTGGCATGAAGGCAGTGAAGACGACTGTGACTTTTTTTGGGTAAtatttcactaaatatttgtCAAGATAAATACTTAcgtttaaacatatattttaatgtgATAATGTAATAGGAGCTATGTAATGCATAGAATTTAAAATTGTAAGCTATAGATCTGTATCCCCTTCTGTTTGTTCCATACCaatatttttgtatcttttttgaaAGCTTAGGATAAACAGTTGGTTTTAAAAACGGGCTGCAATTTTTAGCTGCATCCAGAGAGGGCGCCAAAAGCCCAGAAACTGTCTTAACTCTCAGAAACTGCAGGGAAACTGAGATGGTGGTGGTAGGGGGTGGTGTGTTTCACTCAGTCAAGGCTGCCCCGCTGCAGAGATTTCTCTCCGCAGGAATTCCTATCCGATATGTCCTCCCATGCAGGTCCACCTCTGGGCAGCCCAGCGAGGGGAACTGGGAGATGTGTCTTCTATAGTCAGGCATTTGAGATGCCTGACGTTTCTGTTCTGCCCAGAACGGGAACACTGAAACCGCAAGGACCCCCAGCTCCAAGGT
Protein-coding regions in this window:
- the SOX9 gene encoding transcription factor SOX-9, which translates into the protein MNLLDPFMKMTDEQEKGLSAAPSPTMSEDSAGSPCPSGSGSDTENTRPQENTFPKGEPDLKKESEEDKFPVCIREAVSQVLKGYDWTLVPMPVRVNGSSKNKPHVKRPMNAFMVWAQAARRKLADQYPHLHNAELSKTLGKLWRLLNESEKRPFVEEAERLRVQHKKDHPDYKYQPRRRKSVKNGQAEAEEAPEQTHISPNAIFKALQADSPHSSSGMSEVHSPGEHSGQSQGPPTPPTTPKTDVQPGKADLKREGRPLPEGGRQPPIDFRDVDIGELSSDVISNMETFDVHEFDQYLPPNGHPGVPATHGQVTYTGSYGVSSTAASPAGAGHVWMSKQQAPPPPPQQPPPPPPQPAPPQAPPQPPPPPPQAAPPQPAPPQAPPQQPPPPAHALGALGSEPGAAQRTHIKTEQLSPSHYSEAQQHSPQQVAYSPFSLPHYGPAYPPITRAQYDYSDPQSSGAYYSHAAGQGSGLYSTFSYMSPAQRPMYTPIADTSGVPSIPQTHSPQHWEQPVYTQLTRP